One region of Miscanthus floridulus cultivar M001 chromosome 19, ASM1932011v1, whole genome shotgun sequence genomic DNA includes:
- the LOC136528709 gene encoding uncharacterized protein: MRLAEAGQNIGPSSGPVGAGGSTATPRVPVEDRWMGGGGSTTTPDVLMEEGGFTAMPHELMGVGSPAAMPEVPFERGGSVTAPSEIKEARPSAQEQGLGSKQSCPDELEQESRGLSPKCSYHPTALELLR, encoded by the exons ATGAGGCTGGCGGAGGCAGGCCAAAACATCGGCCCGTCCTCGGGACCGGTGGGAGCCGGAGGATCCACCGCCACACCCAGGGTGCCggtggaggatcggtggatggggggaggCGGATCTACCACCACCCCAGATGTGCTGATGGAGGAGGGTGGCTTCACTGCCATGCCCCACGAGCTGATGGGGGTGGGCAGCCCGGCCGCCATGCCCGAGGTACCATTTGAGAGGGGTGGCTCTGTCACCGCACCCTCGGAGATAAAGGAGGCAAGaccctctgcccaggagcaggggtTAGGTTCGAAGCAGTCCTGCCCGGATGAGTTGGAGCAGGAGTCTAGGGGTTTGTCCCCAAAATGTTCCTACCACCCAACAGCGCTGGA ACTCTTGCGATAG